The following proteins come from a genomic window of Schistocerca gregaria isolate iqSchGreg1 chromosome X, iqSchGreg1.2, whole genome shotgun sequence:
- the LOC126298576 gene encoding uncharacterized protein LOC126298576 has protein sequence MSSRAANAVGLNAIMCYFPWFPYYHRYQIGFDIIVNQPDAQADPSVAGQSQRLIHVRLYFPDGFLCNPANFARMPHPSSSEGGAPHFYPPHPHSHPPMYPNATPPFHHRVPMGFQGPMMWQEQVDARVIVYVVNGQPGEFMVIDDTPYEVIPKCKDCNEFHSEPEHIHRKRSQGDPEHKPSQHQHPQFGPPHQHPSTSGATGRKGTGATPCTASESVATDPKNQDNPKVTQQMAGEPQPGPLEGVQGIQHKNDTVTLDCSHATVATVTKDMDRLDISTENNDGNLVQGKGKLSADPDTDESD, from the exons ATGTCGTCACGGGCTGCCAATGCAGTAGGACTAAACGCGATTATGTGCTACTTTCCTTGGTTTCCATACTACCATAGATATCAGATTGGGTTTGATATAATTGTTAATCAGCCTGATGCACAAGCAGATCCTTCAGTGGCGGGTCAGTCTCAGCGCTTGATTCATGTTCGACTGTACTTCCCTGATGGTTTCCTCTGTAATCCAGCAAACTTCGCTCGAATGCCACATCCCTCTTCATCTGAGGGTGGTGCTCCACACTTCTATCCTCCACACCCTCATTCCCATCCACCAATGTACCCAAATGCAACCCCACCCTTTCATCATCGTGTTCCAATGGGCTTCCAGGGACCTATGATGTGGCAAGAACAAGTTGATGCTCGTGTGATTGTATATGTTGTAAATGGTCAGCCAGGGGAGTTTATGGTAATTGATGACACACCATATGAAGTCATTCCAAAGTGTAAAGACTGCAATGAATTTCATAGCGAGCCAGAACATATTCACAGGAAACGATCACAAGGTGATCCAGAACACAAACCTTCACAGCACCAGCACCCACAGTTTGGACCTCCACATCAGCACCCATCAACATCAGGAGCCACAGGCCGAAAGGGCACAGGCGCAACACCATGTACAGCCAGCGAAAGTGTCGCCACAGACCCCA AAAACCAAGATAACCCTAAAGTGACTCAGCAGATGGCAGGGGAACCTCAGCCTGGGCCACTTGAAGGTGTGCAGGGAATACAACATAAGAACGATACTGTCACATTGGATTGCAGCCACGCTACTGTTGCCACTGTCACTAAGGACATGGATCGTCTGGATATTAGTACTGAGAATAATGATGGAAATTTGGTTCAGGGCAAGGGAAAGCTCAGTGCAGATCCAGATACTGATGAAAGCGACTAG